The bacterium genomic sequence TTCTTCTTCAAGCAGCTTCTTCTTTTGTTCTTCGGATGTTTTTGTCTTTTTGTCCTCTTCAAGACGCTTTATTTCATCGGCTAACTGTTTTTCTTTTTCGAGTTTCTTTCGCTCCTGCTCTTTTTTCTGAATCTCAAGCCCTCGCTGCATTTCATCCAACACTGCTTTTTCTTGTTCCTTTTTCTTTAATTCTATATTGATCAATTCCTCTTGAGCTTTGGTCTTTTTTTCTTCCGTTTCTTTTCGGGTCTGATAGTCGGCCAATATAAGATTACTGCCGGTAAGCTTGCCAAGATATTCCTGAGCGCGTTTAGTTTTATCGTAAGCGATCGAAAGATCCAATTCCTTTTTCGCATTTTCCGCGTCGCCGGCATTTAACAATGCAATTCCAAGTTCCCGATGAGGGTAATACTCTATGAAGCGTGTGCCGTACGTTCGTTTGTTTTTTTTGTCTTCGAATTCAATCGAAATAGCGGCTCTCAATTCTTCGATTGCTCTGTTCCAGTCTCCCTTCTCCATGTAATTGAGGCCCCGATCATAATAATTGTAAAATTTGTCCTGAGCGCTGGCGGTTCGATCGGCAAGTATCAAAAGAAGAGCCGTAAAAATAATACTCAAAAAAATCGAATGGGCGGTTGAGATCATAGTAAATTCCGGATTTTGGTAATGTGCCTCAGAAAAGATCTCACTGAGGGCGAAGGATTAATGCTGTAAATGTAAAACAACATGTTTAACATTTCAATAGATTTCTACATGAATTTGTATATTAAATCTTACTTAAGGCATCCTGATTTCCACAATTGAATTAAAATCCGGTATCAAAACCTCAGGATCAAGCACGCCGCGTTGCAGTAAAATATTACCTTCTGGCCAATGCACTTGTAAATTTTTCGGGGTAATCGATGAAATTTTGATTCTTCCTTTGAATGTACCGCCTTTGTTGCTTAGTGTAACTGCATCCCCGTTTTGTAAACGAAGATTTTCCGCATCTTCTGCGCTGATCAACACCGCGTCGCGTTCCGCGCCGGTCAATGGATCCTTGTTGTCTTGAACCATGCTGTTAAACTGCTTTCCCCGGCGCGTTGAAACCAGAAATTGATTTGGGCCCAGATTAAGTTCCTTTGGTTTAACCAACGTGAAATTGGCTTTATTGTTTGCCGTTGGAAATTTCCAGCCGTCGCAGAGCCTGATTCCGCCCCACTGCACATGATCGCCGCTTTTCTTCAGGTCTTGAATGCCGTCATACATCGGAATTATTCTTGCGATTTCATCTCGAATCTTCCATCCGGACTCAAAGTCAATGTGATTTTTTTGCTCGGGTAGTACATGTTCAGCCAGTTCCATCAAAATTTCCCATTCGCTCTTAGTTTCGCCGATATCATTTCCCTCGATCTGCGGGCTGAATATGATCCGCCTTTCGGTCGTTGTTTCCGTTCCGCCGTCGCGCTGTTCGTACCGTGTCTTCGCCGGGAGCAGCAGCACCGCCTCATTAGGCTCCATCAACATTTGATTGGTGAGAATAATGTCTTGATGAATTCGCAGCGGAATCTTATTTATCGCGTTCTTAACAAAAACAGGATCGGGCAATACCTCAAGAAAGTTTCCGCCAACCTGATAAAGTATGTCAATCTTGTTTTCTGAAGCGGCGTCGATCATTTCCACGGCAGTAAGTCCCCGCTGTTCCGGAACTTTGAAGCCGTATTTTTCTGATAATTCCGCTGCGCTTTCCGGAGTAACAAGTTTGCCACCCGGAAAAACCGTTGCATAAGCTCCAACTTCCGCGCCGCCCTGAACGCCGGAATGGCCGCGAATCGGCATCAAACCGCATCCTTCGCGTCCGACAAATCCCTTGGTTAGTCCAAGGTTGACGATAGCGCGAACGCTGTCGCTTCCGCAGGAATGCTGCGTAATGCCCATGCTCCATACCAAAACGGCTCTTTTTGCTTTATGCATCAGAGCGGCAAAATCTTTCATGCGGACACGTGAAAGGCCGGAATACTTTTCAAGGTTTTCCCACGATTCATTCTCCAGATAATTTTTCAGATCAGAAAAACCAGAGGAATAATTCTTGATAAAGTTGTTATCAAGCCAATTCTCTGCGATCATCCATTTGATTACGCCATTGATAAAAGCGATGTCGCCGCCGGTATGAACGAGAAAAAATTCGTCCGTAATCTTGGTTCCGAATAATGCGCTTTCGGTTACCGACGGAACCCAGTAATTCTCCATTCCGGGTTCGCGATAGGGGTTGACGCATACGACCTTCGTTCCGTTCTTCTTCGCATAATATAAATATTTCATCGTTACGGGCTGATCGTTCGCCGCATTGGATCCGAAGAAAACGATCAGATCGGTCTTGAACCAATCGGTATAACTGCACGTCGTCGCCGCCGCGCCAATCGTAGATTTCAGCGCAACCGTGCTCGGCGAATGACAGATGCGCGCTGAGTTATCGACGTTATTTGTCCCAAGAAACCGCGCCACTTTTTGCGCAACGTAGTACACTTCATTGGTAATACCGCGCGACGTAAGATAAAACGCAAGGCGTTTTGGATCGGTCACACGAATTTTCTCTGCAATATGCTCGTATGCTTGATTCCAGGAAATTCGCGCAAATCCCTGTTCACCTTTTTTGCGGATCATTGGGTACGGCAGACGTCCGAGTTCACGTAACTCCCTGTTGTCCATTCTTTTTAATCGTTCCACATCTTCCAATAGTTTGTAATCCAGCGCCGGCGCGGTGTTGAGCCGGAGTAACTTCAATCGCACCATACACAAATGCGTACTTTCAATGGTCCAGTCGTGAAATCCTGCTACTCCCAGCGCACAACCGTCACAAACGCCTTTGGAAAGTACGCGCCAAGCATAACGCAGATTACTCCTGTTTTCCCAGACTATTTTTGCCATGTCCAGAAAAT encodes the following:
- a CDS encoding FdhF/YdeP family oxidoreductase; protein product: MDHRIKNSSLKRLWDPRTWVSLSPNGIGKTKPNHFLDMAKIVWENRSNLRYAWRVLSKGVCDGCALGVAGFHDWTIESTHLCMVRLKLLRLNTAPALDYKLLEDVERLKRMDNRELRELGRLPYPMIRKKGEQGFARISWNQAYEHIAEKIRVTDPKRLAFYLTSRGITNEVYYVAQKVARFLGTNNVDNSARICHSPSTVALKSTIGAAATTCSYTDWFKTDLIVFFGSNAANDQPVTMKYLYYAKKNGTKVVCVNPYREPGMENYWVPSVTESALFGTKITDEFFLVHTGGDIAFINGVIKWMIAENWLDNNFIKNYSSGFSDLKNYLENESWENLEKYSGLSRVRMKDFAALMHKAKRAVLVWSMGITQHSCGSDSVRAIVNLGLTKGFVGREGCGLMPIRGHSGVQGGAEVGAYATVFPGGKLVTPESAAELSEKYGFKVPEQRGLTAVEMIDAASENKIDILYQVGGNFLEVLPDPVFVKNAINKIPLRIHQDIILTNQMLMEPNEAVLLLPAKTRYEQRDGGTETTTERRIIFSPQIEGNDIGETKSEWEILMELAEHVLPEQKNHIDFESGWKIRDEIARIIPMYDGIQDLKKSGDHVQWGGIRLCDGWKFPTANNKANFTLVKPKELNLGPNQFLVSTRRGKQFNSMVQDNKDPLTGAERDAVLISAEDAENLRLQNGDAVTLSNKGGTFKGRIKISSITPKNLQVHWPEGNILLQRGVLDPEVLIPDFNSIVEIRMP